In a genomic window of Variovorax paradoxus:
- a CDS encoding YbaB/EbfC family DNA-binding protein, with product MFPSHRHSAAAPRPWASLFRALGLAGLGLAAVHMPVQAQPAPSARAPVPQHWLRYAERAGNQFQGRLSDPADETVQRLHAWMQQRLLEEGRTLPPPPLIVRVWVALDGRPERVAFDSLGNAQADADLRQLLIAQPLSEPPPRDMRQPMVLQLALKVLGPG from the coding sequence ATGTTCCCCTCGCACCGTCATTCCGCCGCCGCGCCGCGGCCCTGGGCCAGCCTGTTCCGCGCGCTCGGCCTCGCCGGCCTGGGCCTGGCGGCCGTGCACATGCCCGTGCAGGCCCAGCCCGCGCCCTCGGCGCGCGCGCCGGTGCCGCAGCACTGGCTCCGCTATGCCGAGCGGGCCGGCAACCAGTTCCAGGGTCGGCTCAGCGATCCCGCCGACGAGACCGTGCAGCGCCTCCATGCCTGGATGCAGCAGCGCCTGCTCGAAGAGGGCCGCACCCTGCCGCCGCCTCCGCTGATCGTGCGCGTCTGGGTCGCCCTCGACGGCCGGCCCGAGCGCGTGGCCTTCGATTCGCTGGGCAATGCGCAGGCCGATGCCGACCTGCGCCAGCTGCTGATTGCGCAGCCGCTGTCGGAGCCGCCGCCGCGGGACATGCGGCAGCCGATGGTGTTGCAGCTGGCGTTGAAAGTGCTGGGGCCGGGTTGA
- a CDS encoding S41 family peptidase — MRRLLPSVLALLALALSALAASAAAQSPDTVPIAPAERDRLVARAAELVQAHYVLPAQADAIAAHLRARLRDGAYAGIETADALRTQLEQDLQSVSQDRHLLVGFSREPLPQPADAQAAAAAQAQMKRQYVRFNHCFYKAERMAGNVGYIDLRCFDKPEALAATAAATFGFLAHTDALIVDLRQNGGGWPAGVAQVSSHLLEGKVHLNDVLHREGNRVESHWTRARLRGPRYLNRPVYVLTSSQTFSGGEEFAYNLQALKRARIVGERTKGGAHPSSNHRLNDHFEVTIPFARSVNPITRTNWEGTGVVPDLPASADEALGVAHLAALRELVGKDSDPVTMGDVSAAIEAAEAAKASAGARK, encoded by the coding sequence ATGCGCCGCCTGCTTCCCTCCGTCCTCGCCCTCCTCGCCCTTGCCCTGAGCGCGCTGGCCGCATCGGCCGCCGCGCAATCCCCCGACACCGTCCCCATCGCGCCCGCCGAGCGCGACCGCCTCGTGGCCCGCGCCGCCGAGCTGGTGCAGGCCCACTACGTGCTGCCCGCGCAAGCCGATGCCATCGCGGCCCACCTGCGCGCGCGGCTGCGCGACGGGGCCTACGCGGGCATCGAGACGGCCGACGCGCTGCGCACGCAGCTCGAGCAGGATCTGCAGTCGGTGAGCCAGGACCGGCACCTGCTCGTGGGCTTCAGCCGCGAGCCGCTGCCCCAACCCGCCGATGCGCAGGCCGCCGCGGCGGCGCAGGCGCAGATGAAGCGACAGTACGTGCGCTTCAACCACTGCTTCTACAAGGCCGAGCGCATGGCCGGCAACGTCGGCTACATCGACCTGCGCTGCTTCGACAAGCCCGAGGCACTGGCCGCGACCGCCGCGGCCACCTTCGGTTTCCTCGCCCACACCGATGCCCTGATCGTCGACCTGCGCCAGAACGGCGGCGGCTGGCCCGCGGGCGTGGCCCAGGTCAGCAGCCATTTGCTCGAAGGCAAGGTGCATCTCAACGACGTCCTGCATCGCGAGGGCAACCGCGTGGAGTCGCACTGGACCCGCGCCAGGCTGCGCGGTCCACGCTACCTGAACCGGCCGGTCTATGTGCTGACCAGCAGCCAGACCTTCTCGGGCGGCGAGGAGTTCGCGTACAACCTGCAGGCGCTGAAACGCGCCCGCATCGTCGGAGAGCGCACCAAGGGCGGCGCCCATCCCTCCAGCAACCATCGGTTGAACGATCACTTCGAGGTCACGATCCCCTTCGCGCGCTCGGTCAACCCGATCACGCGCACCAACTGGGAAGGCACGGGCGTCGTGCCCGATCTGCCGGCCAGCGCGGACGAGGCGCTGGGCGTGGCGCACCTGGCGGCGCTCAGGGAGTTGGTCGGCAAGGACAGCGATCCCGTGACGATGGGCGATGTGAGCGCGGCGATCGAGGCGGCGGAGGCCGCGAAGGCATCGGCCGGCGCTCGCAAGTAG
- a CDS encoding response regulator, whose amino-acid sequence MNVLIVDDNEAAADLLQELLTLQDHTARCTYTGQQALDAAAAERFDAALIDLTLPDIPGTQVARRLRETEAQGAPKLLVAISGFSAADAGAAGGPDGRKLFDHHLQKPIDIGALEDILAAAG is encoded by the coding sequence GTGAATGTGCTGATCGTCGACGACAACGAAGCCGCAGCCGACCTGCTGCAGGAACTGCTGACCCTGCAGGACCACACCGCCCGCTGCACCTACACCGGCCAACAGGCCCTGGACGCCGCCGCGGCCGAACGCTTCGATGCCGCGCTGATCGACCTCACCCTGCCCGACATCCCCGGCACCCAGGTCGCGCGCCGCCTGCGCGAGACCGAGGCCCAGGGCGCGCCGAAGCTCCTGGTCGCGATCTCGGGCTTCTCGGCCGCCGATGCCGGCGCCGCGGGCGGCCCCGACGGACGCAAGCTGTTCGACCATCATCTGCAGAAGCCGATCGACATCGGCGCGCTCGAGGACATCCTCGCGGCAGCGGGCTGA
- a CDS encoding hybrid sensor histidine kinase/response regulator has protein sequence MDIDVESKLLIVDDLPENLVALEALIRAPGRSVFRAQSAEDALALLLEHEFALAIVDVQMPGMNGFELAEMMRGTERTRHIPLIFVSAAGRERNYAFQGYESGAVDFLQKPLDPHAVISKVNVFVDLHRHRKALRHEMELLADAHRKQEELVAQLQVTQRELERAVRMRDDFMSMVSHELRTPLNTLYLEAQLRQLHVSKGNLAAFTADRLPAMIERDQRQIRNMVRLIDDMLDVTRMRKDALSIQPKPTDLAQLARAVVENLRQQAEAAGSEISLQAPAELPGVWDEFRIEQVLTNLLTNALRYGGGQPVAMVVERIGTGADGVARISVRDRGIGIALEDQARIFEQFERTEHSRKHAAGLGLGLYITRQIVSLHGGRIGVASEPGEGSTFSVELPLAAPQGSAQP, from the coding sequence ATGGACATTGATGTCGAAAGCAAGCTGCTGATCGTCGACGACCTGCCCGAGAACCTGGTCGCGCTCGAGGCGCTGATCCGCGCGCCCGGGCGCTCCGTGTTCCGCGCCCAGTCGGCCGAGGACGCGCTGGCGCTGCTGCTCGAGCACGAATTCGCGCTCGCCATCGTCGACGTCCAGATGCCCGGCATGAACGGCTTCGAGCTGGCCGAGATGATGCGCGGCACCGAGCGCACGCGGCACATCCCGCTGATCTTCGTGAGCGCCGCCGGCCGCGAGCGCAACTACGCCTTCCAGGGCTACGAGAGCGGCGCCGTCGACTTCCTGCAGAAGCCGCTCGATCCGCATGCCGTGATCAGCAAGGTCAACGTGTTCGTCGACCTGCACCGCCACCGCAAGGCGCTGCGCCACGAGATGGAGCTGCTGGCCGACGCGCACCGCAAGCAGGAGGAGCTGGTCGCGCAGCTGCAGGTCACGCAGCGCGAACTCGAGCGCGCGGTGCGCATGCGCGACGACTTCATGTCGATGGTCTCGCACGAGCTGCGCACGCCGCTCAACACCCTCTACCTCGAGGCCCAGCTGCGCCAGCTGCACGTCTCGAAGGGCAACCTCGCGGCCTTCACCGCCGACCGGCTGCCCGCGATGATCGAGCGCGACCAGCGGCAGATCCGCAACATGGTGCGGCTGATCGACGACATGCTCGACGTCACGCGCATGCGCAAGGACGCGCTGTCGATCCAGCCCAAGCCCACCGACCTCGCGCAGCTCGCGCGCGCCGTGGTCGAGAACCTGCGCCAGCAGGCCGAGGCCGCGGGCTCCGAGATCTCGCTGCAGGCGCCGGCCGAGCTGCCGGGCGTGTGGGACGAGTTCCGGATCGAGCAGGTGCTTACCAACCTGCTGACCAACGCGCTGCGCTACGGCGGCGGCCAGCCGGTCGCGATGGTGGTGGAACGGATCGGCACCGGCGCGGACGGCGTGGCGCGCATCAGCGTGCGCGACCGCGGCATCGGCATCGCGCTCGAGGACCAGGCGCGCATCTTCGAGCAGTTCGAGCGCACCGAACACAGCCGCAAGCACGCGGCCGGGCTCGGCCTCGGCCTGTACATCACGCGCCAGATCGTGAGCCTGCACGGCGGGCGCATCGGCGTCGCGAGCGAACCGGGCGAGGGATCGACCTTCAGCGTCGAGCTGCCGCTGGCCGCGCCGCAGGGATCGGCGCAACCGTAG
- a CDS encoding chemotaxis protein CheB, protein MRQALPSHLRRRVEAVVIGASAGGIDALLGLLIGLPAGGRIPKVVVLHLPEGHDSRLAEVFGERVAMPVREAADKMPLAAGTLYFAPPGYHLSIERDRCFSLSCEPPVLFSRPSIDVLMASAADVYGAGLAGVLLTGANDDGAEGMERIHRAGGLTAVQDPQEAQVSVMPNAAIARHSPDFVLPLRDLHTLLMHLEAAHGH, encoded by the coding sequence GTGAGACAGGCGCTGCCCTCCCATCTGCGCCGCCGCGTCGAAGCGGTGGTCATCGGCGCCTCGGCCGGCGGCATCGACGCGTTGCTCGGCCTGCTCATCGGGCTGCCCGCGGGCGGCCGCATCCCCAAGGTGGTGGTGCTGCACCTGCCCGAGGGACACGACAGCCGGCTGGCCGAAGTCTTCGGCGAGCGCGTCGCCATGCCGGTGCGCGAGGCGGCCGACAAGATGCCGCTCGCGGCCGGCACGCTCTATTTCGCGCCGCCCGGCTACCACCTGTCGATCGAGCGCGACCGCTGCTTCTCGCTCAGCTGCGAGCCGCCCGTGCTGTTCTCGCGCCCCTCGATCGACGTGCTGATGGCCTCCGCGGCCGACGTCTATGGCGCCGGCCTCGCCGGCGTGTTGCTCACCGGTGCCAACGACGATGGCGCCGAGGGCATGGAACGCATTCACCGTGCCGGCGGACTGACCGCCGTGCAGGATCCCCAAGAAGCCCAAGTTTCCGTCATGCCCAACGCCGCCATAGCGCGCCATTCGCCCGACTTCGTGCTGCCGCTGCGCGATCTCCACACCCTGCTGATGCACCTGGAGGCCGCCCATGGACATTGA
- a CDS encoding protein-glutamate O-methyltransferase CheR, protein MEAIYLKYSYDFRDYTLASQKRRVLHALTQLGLPSISALQDRVLRDAALFGRLLQFLTIPVSEMFRDPAYFLGLRRHVVPLLHTYSSVKIWVAGCSTGEEVFSLAILLREEGLLARTQIYATDINPASLEKARQGIFPLEAIRGYTANYQRAGGLGSFSDYYTAAYDAARFDPSLCADTIFADHSLATDSVFAETQLVSCRNVLIYFNRELQNRALGLFHESLSHRGFLGLGAKESIDFSAYADRFEPLARPERIYRKAT, encoded by the coding sequence ATGGAGGCGATCTACCTCAAGTACAGCTACGACTTCCGCGACTACACGCTGGCCTCGCAGAAGCGCCGCGTGCTGCACGCGCTCACGCAGCTGGGCCTGCCCTCGATCTCGGCGCTGCAGGACCGCGTGCTGCGCGACGCCGCGCTGTTCGGGCGCCTGCTGCAGTTCCTCACCATCCCGGTCAGCGAGATGTTCCGCGACCCAGCCTATTTCCTGGGCCTGCGCCGGCACGTGGTGCCGCTGCTGCACACCTATTCGTCGGTCAAGATCTGGGTGGCCGGCTGCAGCACCGGCGAGGAGGTGTTCTCGCTCGCCATCCTGCTGCGCGAGGAAGGCCTGCTCGCGCGCACGCAGATCTACGCCACCGACATCAACCCGGCCTCGCTCGAGAAGGCGCGCCAGGGCATCTTCCCGCTCGAGGCGATCCGCGGCTACACCGCCAACTACCAGCGCGCGGGCGGACTGGGCTCGTTCTCCGACTACTACACCGCGGCCTACGACGCCGCGCGCTTCGACCCCTCGCTGTGCGCCGACACCATCTTCGCCGACCACAGCCTGGCCACCGACAGCGTGTTCGCCGAGACCCAGCTGGTGTCCTGCCGCAACGTGCTGATCTATTTCAACCGCGAGCTGCAGAACCGCGCGCTCGGCCTGTTCCACGAGTCGCTGAGCCACCGCGGCTTCCTCGGCCTGGGCGCCAAGGAGAGCATCGACTTCTCGGCCTACGCCGACCGCTTCGAGCCGCTGGCGCGTCCCGAGCGCATCTACAGGAAGGCCACGTGA
- a CDS encoding response regulator: MKTAAAIDTADFERLLSRNIKLPLLGGLFGAVVFVALILYLLSTIAWVEHTDQVVRNASELQRRSIDMETGMRGFLISGQERFLEPYDAALARQKTDAAALRQLVGDNPQQIERVDRIGSLQGAWNEFAAEMIAARRSGGDFEAAVKLGRGKRLTDDIRNEFDNFINTEQSLRFQRNAEVKRTSWMVVGLFLLFTLTLSGLVAYFGRRQLMRLSESYDAVLQEQEAHTDRLTEQAWLRTAQTELVGELVGELSAADMGRKILAFFSRHLGSTVGALYVRERHGPLRRAASYGFSLEAENAQQVFSPTESLVGQAAAEKRLMLIDPVEADYLKVNSGLGEMRPRAVVLLPVANDGLSNGVVELGLPGTPDQRARDLFEVVAEDIGTSLAAARYREQLQEVLAETQQLNEELQVQQEELRTANEELEEQSRALRASQAMLENQQAELEQTNSQLSERTEALDQRNTALRRAQRDLEERADELQRASRYKSEFLANMSHELRTPLNSALILAKLLGDNPQGNLSTEQVKFAESIYASGNDLLVLINDILDIAKVEAGKLELVPEDTRLDRLAQALESTFRPLADEKRLNFRLELHPAAPASLVTDRQRVEQILKNLLSNALKFTEQGEVSLVISGTADGGASFAVSDSGIGIAPHQQEVIFEAFRQADGTTSRRYGGTGLGLSISRDLTQLLGGTLSVQSEPGQGSTFTLHLPAQAPQAAQQEPGNAPPPRPAAGASARLPARAPVPVAPPAPAAPAAAVPAPQFADDRALPRDQQVRRVLVIEDEPQFAHILYDLAHELGYRCLVAHGAADGFALANEFVPDAILLDMRLPDSTGLDVLQRLKDSPLTRHIPIHVVSAADNAEAALHMGAVGYARKPATRDELTRVFARLEEKLTQKVKTVLLVEDDDLQRQSVIQLIGDDDIEIVDVASGEEALELLRTRIFDCMITDLKLPDMQGSELLKRMASEDIVSFPPVIVYTGRNLTREEEAELHRYSRSIIIKGARSPERLLDEVTLFLHKVEAELSSERQGMLKAARGRDRIFEGRTVLLVDDDVRNIFALTSALEQRGAKVEIGRNGREALEQLDRVKEIDLVLMDVMMPEMDGLEATRHLRADPRFAKLPVIAITAKAMKDDREQCLAAGASDYLAKPVDLDRLFSLLRVWMPKMERL; encoded by the coding sequence ATGAAAACTGCCGCCGCGATCGATACCGCCGACTTCGAGCGCCTCCTGAGCCGCAACATCAAGCTGCCGCTGCTCGGGGGCCTGTTCGGTGCCGTCGTCTTCGTCGCCCTGATCCTGTACCTGCTGTCGACCATCGCCTGGGTCGAGCACACCGACCAGGTGGTGCGCAATGCCAGCGAGCTCCAGCGCCGTTCCATCGACATGGAAACCGGCATGCGCGGCTTCCTGATCAGCGGGCAGGAACGCTTTCTCGAACCCTACGACGCCGCGCTGGCGCGCCAGAAAACCGACGCCGCGGCGCTGCGCCAGCTGGTGGGCGACAACCCGCAGCAGATCGAGCGGGTCGACCGCATCGGTTCGCTGCAGGGCGCCTGGAACGAGTTCGCGGCCGAGATGATCGCGGCGCGCCGCAGCGGCGGCGACTTCGAGGCCGCCGTCAAGCTGGGCCGCGGCAAGCGCCTGACCGACGACATCCGCAACGAGTTCGACAACTTCATCAACACCGAGCAGTCGCTGCGCTTCCAGCGCAACGCCGAGGTCAAGCGCACCAGCTGGATGGTGGTGGGCCTGTTCCTGCTGTTCACGCTGACCCTGAGCGGCCTGGTGGCCTACTTCGGCCGCCGCCAGCTGATGCGGCTGTCCGAGAGCTACGACGCGGTGCTGCAGGAACAGGAGGCGCACACCGACCGCCTGACCGAGCAGGCCTGGCTGCGCACCGCCCAGACCGAGCTGGTCGGCGAGCTGGTGGGCGAGCTCAGCGCCGCCGACATGGGCCGCAAGATCCTGGCCTTCTTCTCGCGCCACCTGGGCAGCACCGTGGGCGCGCTCTATGTGCGCGAGCGCCACGGGCCGCTGCGCCGCGCGGCCAGCTACGGCTTCTCGCTCGAGGCCGAGAACGCGCAGCAGGTGTTCTCGCCGACCGAGAGCCTGGTCGGCCAGGCCGCGGCCGAGAAGCGGCTGATGCTGATCGACCCGGTCGAGGCCGACTACCTCAAGGTCAATTCGGGCCTGGGCGAGATGCGCCCGCGCGCCGTGGTGCTGCTGCCGGTCGCCAACGACGGCCTGTCCAACGGCGTGGTCGAGCTCGGCCTGCCCGGCACGCCCGACCAGCGCGCGCGCGACCTGTTCGAGGTGGTGGCCGAGGACATCGGCACCTCGCTGGCCGCGGCGCGCTACCGCGAGCAGCTGCAGGAGGTGCTGGCCGAGACCCAGCAGCTCAACGAGGAACTGCAGGTGCAGCAGGAGGAGCTGCGCACCGCCAACGAGGAGCTCGAGGAGCAGTCGCGCGCGCTGCGCGCCTCGCAGGCCATGCTCGAGAACCAGCAGGCCGAGCTCGAGCAGACCAACAGCCAGCTGTCCGAGCGCACCGAGGCGCTGGACCAGCGCAACACCGCCCTGCGCCGCGCCCAGCGCGACCTCGAGGAGCGCGCCGACGAGCTGCAGCGCGCGAGCCGCTACAAGTCGGAGTTCCTCGCCAACATGTCGCACGAGCTGCGCACGCCGCTCAACAGCGCGCTGATCCTGGCCAAGCTGCTGGGCGACAACCCGCAGGGCAACCTGAGCACCGAGCAGGTGAAGTTCGCCGAATCGATCTATGCCTCGGGCAACGACCTGCTGGTGCTGATCAACGACATCCTCGACATCGCCAAGGTCGAGGCCGGCAAGCTCGAGCTGGTTCCCGAGGACACGCGCCTGGACCGCCTGGCGCAGGCCCTGGAGAGCACCTTCCGGCCGCTGGCCGACGAGAAGCGGCTCAATTTCCGCCTCGAGCTGCATCCGGCCGCGCCGGCCTCGCTGGTCACCGACCGCCAGCGCGTGGAGCAGATCCTCAAGAACCTGCTGTCGAACGCGCTCAAGTTCACCGAGCAGGGCGAGGTCTCGCTGGTGATCTCGGGCACGGCCGACGGCGGCGCCTCGTTCGCGGTCTCCGACTCGGGCATCGGCATCGCGCCGCACCAGCAGGAAGTGATCTTCGAGGCCTTCCGCCAGGCCGATGGCACCACCAGCCGGCGCTACGGCGGCACCGGCCTGGGCCTGTCGATCTCGCGCGACCTCACGCAGCTGTTGGGCGGCACGCTCAGCGTGCAGAGCGAACCGGGCCAGGGCAGCACCTTCACCCTGCACCTGCCGGCGCAAGCGCCGCAGGCCGCGCAGCAGGAACCGGGCAACGCGCCGCCACCGCGCCCCGCGGCCGGAGCGTCGGCGCGCCTGCCCGCGCGCGCGCCGGTGCCGGTCGCGCCACCTGCCCCGGCGGCCCCGGCCGCCGCCGTGCCCGCGCCGCAGTTCGCCGACGACCGCGCGCTGCCGCGCGACCAGCAGGTGCGGCGCGTGCTCGTGATCGAGGACGAACCGCAGTTCGCCCACATCCTCTACGACCTGGCGCACGAGCTCGGCTACCGCTGCCTGGTCGCGCACGGGGCGGCCGACGGCTTCGCGCTGGCCAACGAGTTCGTGCCCGACGCGATCCTGCTCGACATGCGGCTGCCCGACAGCACCGGCCTGGACGTGCTGCAGCGCCTGAAGGATTCGCCGCTCACGCGCCACATCCCGATCCACGTGGTCTCGGCCGCCGACAACGCCGAGGCCGCGCTGCACATGGGCGCGGTCGGCTATGCGCGCAAGCCCGCCACGCGCGACGAGCTCACGCGCGTGTTCGCGCGGCTGGAGGAGAAGCTCACGCAGAAGGTCAAGACGGTGCTGCTGGTGGAGGACGACGACCTGCAGCGCCAGAGCGTCATTCAACTGATCGGCGACGACGACATCGAGATCGTCGACGTGGCCTCGGGCGAGGAGGCGCTCGAACTGCTGCGCACCCGCATCTTCGACTGCATGATCACCGACCTGAAGCTGCCCGACATGCAGGGCAGCGAGCTGCTCAAGCGCATGGCCTCGGAGGACATTGTCTCGTTCCCGCCGGTGATCGTCTACACCGGGCGCAACCTCACGCGCGAGGAAGAGGCCGAGTTGCACCGCTATTCGCGCTCGATCATCATCAAGGGCGCGCGCTCGCCCGAGCGGCTGCTCGACGAGGTGACGCTGTTCCTGCACAAGGTCGAGGCCGAGCTCTCGAGCGAGCGCCAGGGCATGCTCAAGGCCGCGCGCGGACGCGACCGGATCTTCGAGGGCCGCACGGTGCTGCTGGTGGACGACGACGTGCGCAACATCTTCGCGCTCACGAGCGCGCTCGAGCAGCGCGGCGCGAAGGTCGAGATCGGCCGTAACGGCCGCGAGGCCCTCGAGCAGCTCGACCGCGTGAAGGAGATCGACCTCGTGCTGATGGACGTCATGATGCCGGAGATGGACGGCCTGGAGGCCACGCGCCACCTGCGCGCCGACCCGCGCTTCGCCAAGCTGCCGGTGATCGCCATCACCGCCAAGGCCATGAAGGACGACCGCGAGCAGTGCCTGGCCGCGGGCGCCAGCGACTACCTCGCCAAGCCGGTGGACCTCGACCGCCTGTTCTCGCTGCTGCGCGTGTGGATGCCGAAGATGGAGCGCCTGTGA
- a CDS encoding DUF899 family protein has translation MTALKPATELAAAASRPYPNDSAAYREARTALLAEEIELRRHVERVAAQRRELPPGGEPPPYRFRDEYGRTVGLEHLFGDHDTLVTYFWMYGPQRERPCPMCTAFLGALDVPVRDIAQKVAFAVLGRSPVARQLAFARERGWRNLPFYETVGDDFARDYRGLAPDGSEWPALDVWVRREGRVHHFWAPELAETADPGQDPRFAVDPTPLWNILDLTPAGRGTDWYPKLEY, from the coding sequence ATGACCGCCCTGAAACCCGCCACCGAACTCGCCGCCGCCGCGAGCCGCCCCTATCCCAACGACAGCGCGGCCTATCGCGAGGCCCGCACCGCCCTGCTCGCCGAGGAGATCGAGCTGCGCCGCCACGTCGAGCGCGTGGCCGCCCAGCGCCGCGAACTGCCGCCGGGCGGCGAGCCGCCGCCCTACCGCTTCCGCGACGAGTACGGCCGCACGGTCGGCCTCGAGCACCTGTTCGGCGACCACGACACGCTGGTCACCTACTTCTGGATGTACGGCCCGCAGCGCGAACGGCCCTGCCCGATGTGCACCGCCTTCCTCGGCGCGCTCGACGTGCCGGTGCGCGACATCGCGCAGAAGGTGGCGTTCGCGGTGCTCGGCCGTTCGCCGGTGGCGCGCCAGCTGGCCTTCGCGCGCGAGCGCGGCTGGCGCAACCTGCCGTTCTACGAAACGGTCGGCGACGACTTCGCGCGTGACTACCGCGGCCTCGCTCCCGACGGCAGCGAATGGCCGGCGCTCGACGTCTGGGTGCGGCGCGAGGGCCGCGTGCATCATTTCTGGGCCCCCGAGCTGGCCGAAACCGCCGACCCCGGCCAGGACCCGCGCTTCGCGGTCGACCCCACCCCGCTGTGGAACATCCTCGACCTGACGCCGGCCGGCCGCGGCACCGACTGGTATCCGAAGCTAGAGTACTGA